A region from the Leeia speluncae genome encodes:
- a CDS encoding DUF4936 family protein, giving the protein MSVDLYIYYQVDLTKLEKWDEEVRALQNALRGYCQQIGYAQKQDNPSTIMETYQGIDDVESFKQVLTAHLQKITLANYLIPSAKTNQFRHEEWFVSRD; this is encoded by the coding sequence ATGTCGGTTGATTTATATATCTACTATCAAGTAGACCTGACAAAACTTGAAAAGTGGGATGAAGAAGTAAGGGCACTTCAAAATGCTTTGCGTGGATATTGCCAACAAATAGGCTATGCCCAAAAACAGGACAACCCAAGTACGATAATGGAAACCTACCAAGGCATTGATGATGTAGAAAGTTTCAAACAAGTGCTCACAGCGCATTTACAGAAGATAACACTAGCAAACTATCTAATCCCTTCCGCTAAAACAAACCAGTTTAGACATGAGGAATGGTTTGTTAGCAGAGATTAA